A window of the Listeria swaminathanii genome harbors these coding sequences:
- a CDS encoding MBL fold metallo-hydrolase: MFANKILTEKDTDQIRFSILASGSSGNATLVETGDQKILIDCGLSGKKMEGLFAQVGRDMNDLDAILITHEHSDHIKGLGVLARKYKLPIYANAKTWKAMDNMIGEVSSDQKFQFDMETVKSFGSMQVESFGVSHDAIEPMFYIFHKGNKKFVMITDTGYVSDRMKGHIAGADAYLFESNHDVEMLRMGRYPWNVKRRILGDEGHVSNEDAAIAMSEVITDQTKRIYLGHLSKDNNMKELARMSVTQTLISEGIDVGGKVEIFDTDPDNATSIFTI; this comes from the coding sequence ATGTTCGCAAATAAAATTTTAACCGAAAAAGACACGGATCAAATCCGATTTAGTATATTAGCCAGCGGAAGTTCAGGTAATGCCACACTTGTCGAAACAGGAGACCAAAAAATTCTGATTGATTGTGGCTTGAGTGGTAAGAAAATGGAAGGGCTATTCGCGCAAGTTGGTCGTGATATGAATGATTTAGACGCTATTTTAATTACCCATGAGCATTCAGATCATATTAAAGGGCTAGGTGTGCTTGCTCGTAAATACAAACTTCCTATATACGCGAACGCTAAAACTTGGAAAGCAATGGATAATATGATTGGCGAAGTTTCTTCTGATCAAAAGTTCCAATTTGATATGGAAACAGTAAAATCTTTCGGCAGTATGCAAGTAGAATCCTTTGGTGTATCTCATGACGCGATTGAGCCGATGTTTTACATATTTCATAAAGGGAATAAAAAATTTGTAATGATAACGGACACGGGATATGTAAGCGACAGGATGAAAGGTCATATTGCGGGGGCTGATGCGTATCTTTTTGAAAGTAATCATGATGTAGAAATGCTTCGAATGGGACGCTATCCGTGGAATGTCAAACGCAGAATTCTTGGCGATGAAGGACACGTGAGCAATGAAGATGCAGCAATAGCAATGAGCGAAGTAATTACCGACCAAACGAAACGAATTTATTTAGGCCACCTTAGTAAAGACAATAATATGAAAGAACTAGCGAGAATGAGCGTAACTCAAACACTTATTTCAGAAGGAATTGATGTTGGCGGCAAAGTAGAAATCTTTGATACCGACCCTGATAACGCTACATCTATCTTTACGATTTAA
- the htrA gene encoding serine protease HtrA, protein MDEKEKNLNENSENESTPKREVEETLHTPENSQPVQETPIVEGVTPEGEKFAGATEDAAEASSTNAFFEEASNKESEPARPAPGPRRTSTTGGGAVPPNRVNNGGGSGNGNGEPPKRGKHFIGYFLTALIGVIIGGLIIFFVAWDNGDNADTTSNSNNKATKVEKVSVDTTSDVTKAVDKVQDAVVSVLNYQSSSSLDGTTSSEQEASSGSGVIYKKANGKAYIVTNNHVVADANKLEVTFTNGKKSEAKLLGTDEWNDLAVLEIDDKNVSTVATFGDSDSLKLGEPAIAIGSPLGTEFSGSVTQGIISGLNRAVPVDTNGDGTEDWEADVIQTDAAINPGNSGGALINIEGQVIGINSMKISMENVEGISFAIPSNTVEPIIEQLETKGEVERPSLGVSLRDVDTIPETQQKSILKLPDSVDYGAMVQQVVSGSPAAKAGLKQYDVIVELDGQKVTNSMTLRKILYGNDVKIGDKVKVKYYRDGKEQSTDIKLEAAKTTT, encoded by the coding sequence ATGGACGAGAAAGAAAAGAATTTAAATGAAAACAGCGAGAACGAAAGCACGCCAAAAAGAGAGGTCGAGGAGACTTTACATACACCGGAGAACTCGCAACCAGTCCAAGAAACCCCTATTGTAGAAGGCGTGACCCCAGAGGGCGAGAAATTTGCCGGAGCAACAGAAGATGCAGCCGAGGCAAGTTCTACAAACGCATTTTTTGAAGAAGCAAGTAACAAAGAATCAGAACCTGCTAGACCAGCTCCAGGACCAAGACGTACAAGTACAACAGGCGGCGGGGCAGTCCCTCCTAATAGAGTGAATAACGGCGGCGGAAGTGGTAACGGGAACGGCGAACCACCGAAGCGAGGCAAACACTTTATTGGCTACTTTTTAACAGCACTTATTGGTGTGATCATTGGCGGACTTATTATTTTCTTTGTAGCATGGGATAATGGTGACAATGCAGATACAACTTCCAATTCAAACAATAAAGCAACTAAAGTAGAAAAAGTTTCTGTGGATACGACATCAGACGTAACTAAGGCAGTGGATAAAGTACAAGATGCGGTAGTCAGCGTACTGAATTACCAATCATCTTCATCCCTTGATGGAACAACTTCTTCTGAACAAGAAGCTTCATCAGGATCCGGTGTCATTTATAAAAAAGCAAACGGTAAAGCATACATCGTAACGAATAATCACGTTGTAGCCGATGCAAATAAATTAGAAGTAACATTTACAAATGGTAAAAAATCAGAGGCTAAATTACTTGGAACAGACGAATGGAACGATTTAGCTGTCCTTGAAATTGATGACAAAAATGTCAGCACAGTTGCAACATTTGGCGATTCTGATTCATTAAAACTTGGCGAACCAGCAATTGCAATTGGTAGCCCACTTGGAACTGAATTTTCCGGTTCTGTAACGCAAGGTATTATTTCTGGTTTAAACCGTGCCGTACCAGTTGATACAAATGGCGACGGAACAGAAGACTGGGAAGCAGATGTTATCCAAACAGATGCAGCGATCAACCCAGGTAACAGTGGTGGAGCTTTAATTAACATTGAAGGCCAAGTAATTGGTATCAACTCAATGAAAATTTCGATGGAAAACGTAGAAGGTATTAGCTTTGCAATTCCAAGTAATACGGTAGAGCCAATCATCGAACAACTAGAAACAAAAGGCGAAGTAGAACGTCCTTCTCTAGGTGTTTCCTTACGTGATGTAGATACAATTCCAGAAACACAACAAAAAAGCATCTTGAAATTACCTGATAGCGTAGATTACGGCGCAATGGTACAACAAGTAGTATCCGGTTCCCCGGCAGCTAAAGCGGGCTTGAAACAATACGATGTTATTGTTGAACTAGACGGCCAAAAAGTAACAAACTCCATGACACTACGCAAAATTCTATATGGTAATGATGTGAAAATCGGCGACAAAGTCAAAGTGAAATACTACCGCGACGGTAAAGAACAATCCACAGATATTAAACTAGAAGCAGCAAAAACAACTACATGA
- a CDS encoding glycoside hydrolase family 1 protein, translating into MEFRKNKAFPNDFLWGASTSSFQVEGAWQEDGKGLSVIDVMAKNPEITDFTIAVDHYHRMKEDVALMADLGLKVYRFSIAWTRIFPTGRGTVNQKGVDFYNDLIDELCKYGIEPLVTIYHFDYPQGLVEEYGGWVSRNSVEDYRAYAEFLFKTYGDRVKYWLTINEQDHVVRIPSRLGLTGKTKHEQLKLGYQANHHMCLATAATIKTFHELGITGKIGPAVSFSMIHPASSNPEDVLASQDAMLVKHNYLLDLHCNGEYRLPFWQYLLDRDFAPEIEAGDMQLMKENPPTMIGVNYYFSEAVKAFPTTEKFPIGYQKESLLPEAEAGVFQVIKNQQLTATDWGWEIDPVGLRLTLRELHERYHLPLIITENGMGAYDKLEAGDIINDDYRIMYLKEHIKQVKLAFNDGVTVLGYCSWSFMDVVSGRNGMDKRYGFVYIDRENFDLKEMRRIKKQSFYWYQKVITSNGENLS; encoded by the coding sequence ATGGAATTCAGAAAAAATAAAGCATTCCCAAATGATTTTTTGTGGGGAGCTTCGACGTCTTCTTTTCAAGTGGAAGGTGCTTGGCAGGAAGATGGAAAAGGGTTATCTGTTATTGATGTAATGGCGAAAAACCCGGAAATAACTGATTTTACGATTGCGGTGGATCATTATCATCGAATGAAAGAAGACGTGGCCTTGATGGCAGATTTAGGCCTTAAAGTGTATCGTTTCTCTATTGCTTGGACACGGATTTTCCCAACTGGGCGGGGAACGGTTAACCAAAAAGGGGTCGATTTTTATAACGATTTAATTGATGAACTTTGTAAGTATGGAATTGAACCGCTTGTGACTATTTATCACTTTGATTATCCGCAAGGGCTAGTAGAAGAATATGGTGGTTGGGTATCGCGGAACAGTGTGGAAGATTACCGCGCGTATGCAGAATTTTTATTTAAAACATACGGCGATCGTGTTAAATATTGGCTGACGATTAATGAACAGGATCATGTAGTGCGGATTCCAAGTCGTTTGGGTCTTACTGGGAAGACGAAGCATGAACAGTTGAAACTTGGATATCAGGCAAACCATCATATGTGCCTTGCAACAGCTGCAACGATTAAAACATTCCATGAGCTTGGAATAACAGGGAAAATCGGGCCAGCAGTTTCATTTTCCATGATTCACCCAGCGAGTTCAAATCCAGAAGATGTGCTTGCAAGCCAAGATGCGATGCTCGTTAAACATAATTACTTACTGGATTTACATTGTAATGGTGAGTACCGTCTCCCATTTTGGCAGTATTTGCTTGACCGGGACTTTGCGCCAGAAATAGAAGCGGGAGATATGCAATTAATGAAAGAAAATCCGCCAACGATGATTGGTGTGAACTATTATTTTTCCGAGGCGGTTAAGGCATTTCCGACAACAGAAAAATTTCCGATTGGTTATCAAAAAGAGTCTTTATTACCAGAGGCCGAGGCTGGCGTTTTCCAAGTAATAAAAAATCAACAACTTACGGCGACAGATTGGGGCTGGGAAATTGATCCAGTTGGCTTACGTTTAACGTTACGAGAATTGCATGAACGATATCACTTGCCTTTAATAATTACAGAAAATGGAATGGGCGCATATGATAAACTAGAAGCAGGAGATATAATAAATGACGATTACCGAATTATGTATTTAAAAGAACACATAAAACAAGTGAAATTGGCGTTTAATGATGGTGTAACTGTGCTTGGTTACTGTTCGTGGAGCTTTATGGATGTTGTCAGTGGTCGAAATGGCATGGATAAGCGCTATGGATTTGTATATATTGACCGAGAAAACTTTGATTTAAAAGAGATGCGCAGAATTAAAAAGCAAAGTTTTTATTGGTATCAAAAAGTCATTACTTCAAATGGAGAAAACCTGTCATAA
- the licT gene encoding BglG family transcription antiterminator LicT, whose product MIIKKVFNNNVVLVIENPTVEKILMGKGIGYQKFPGDPVDLTNVEKTFVLNDEATEGKLDAFFDEVPLEVIQLCGHLVKSGKQELGPHITDNLLIPLADHINFAITRVKEGIQIDYPLKWEIRHMYPEEVAFAESVIAWMKESANIELPKEEVVPIAMHFVNARFGTAEVEQAFEMTTLVAKILDIINYHYLIQVDEDSLNYARLITHLRYFILRQMKKESDVVEEAILYDVVKSKYPKAFECALKVKKLLEETMGWTVNHDEVLYLALHIHRVTTREKTK is encoded by the coding sequence ATGATAATAAAAAAAGTTTTTAATAATAATGTTGTTTTAGTCATTGAAAATCCGACAGTAGAAAAAATTCTGATGGGAAAAGGTATTGGTTATCAAAAGTTTCCAGGAGACCCGGTTGATTTAACTAATGTAGAAAAAACATTTGTGTTGAATGATGAAGCGACAGAAGGAAAATTGGATGCTTTTTTTGACGAAGTTCCTTTAGAGGTTATTCAACTGTGCGGCCATTTGGTGAAAAGTGGTAAGCAGGAACTTGGCCCGCATATTACGGATAATTTACTTATTCCACTTGCTGATCATATAAATTTCGCAATAACTCGGGTAAAAGAAGGAATTCAAATTGATTATCCGCTAAAATGGGAAATTCGTCATATGTATCCGGAAGAAGTAGCATTTGCCGAATCAGTTATCGCTTGGATGAAAGAAAGCGCAAATATTGAATTGCCTAAAGAAGAAGTTGTTCCCATCGCGATGCATTTTGTAAATGCTAGATTTGGCACGGCAGAAGTAGAACAAGCTTTTGAAATGACAACTTTGGTTGCGAAAATTTTAGATATTATTAACTATCATTACCTTATTCAAGTAGATGAAGATTCATTAAATTATGCGCGTTTAATTACACATTTGCGTTACTTCATTTTGCGACAAATGAAAAAAGAATCAGATGTAGTGGAAGAAGCAATTCTTTATGATGTAGTAAAAAGTAAATATCCAAAAGCTTTTGAATGTGCCTTAAAAGTGAAGAAATTACTGGAAGAAACAATGGGCTGGACAGTCAATCATGATGAGGTATTATACCTTGCGCTGCACATCCACCGAGTTACTACTAGAGAAAAAACAAAATAA
- a CDS encoding beta-glucoside-specific PTS transporter subunit IIABC: MNNQELAKEILALVGGEKNITDVMHCYTRLRFHLKKIDLADKEKIEELPGVINVQIQSGQFQVVIGNKVSKVYKELIKLGDFKQGDSTETTDEKKKGNLIGRFFEVISTIFSPIVPAIAGAGMLKGLLGLVTVLGWVEPTSSVVTMLQIVSDCVFYFLPFFLAVSAARIFKTNEFIAVAVAGGMMYPIIMEGAKAIANGGPTGLDLFGLPVPFINYSSTVIPIILAVWILSYLYRWVDRWMPDSLGIVFTPTIVLMLIIPIQLIVIGPLGSYLGIWLAEGVTWLFAHGGILAGGLLGATRPLLVIVGMHYGLMPIAIQNIAVLGHDYLLPVFLMANMGQAAAALAVFLKTKNKDLKAIAGSSTIAGFLGITEPAMYGVNLRLKKPFIAALIGSGIGGAFVTGFGVTGNAFVLPGIMSLPVFMGPKFVYLIIGMILTITITIVLTFLMKFEDAPSKNTKGTAKKQNKASSIEHTTILTPVIGTTVALKDVPDATFAEEIMGKGMAVNPTVGEIYAPFNGEIATFFKTGHAIGLRSDEGVELLIHVGIDTVNLNGTHFHPQVKQGDQVKTGDLLLTFDLAEIKQAGYETITPVIVTNTENYLDVIGADENAVMEREDWLIQVINKMK, translated from the coding sequence ATGAATAATCAAGAATTAGCAAAAGAGATACTTGCCCTTGTTGGTGGCGAAAAAAATATTACCGATGTCATGCATTGCTACACAAGACTTAGATTTCATTTGAAAAAGATCGATTTAGCGGATAAAGAAAAAATTGAGGAATTACCAGGAGTTATTAATGTTCAAATTCAAAGCGGACAATTTCAAGTAGTGATTGGTAATAAAGTTTCTAAAGTTTATAAGGAATTAATAAAACTTGGAGATTTTAAACAAGGCGATAGTACAGAAACAACTGATGAAAAGAAAAAAGGAAATCTCATTGGGCGTTTCTTTGAAGTAATTTCGACGATATTCTCGCCAATAGTTCCTGCGATTGCTGGGGCTGGGATGTTAAAAGGTCTTTTAGGATTAGTTACTGTACTTGGCTGGGTCGAGCCAACTAGTAGTGTTGTAACGATGCTACAAATCGTATCAGATTGTGTATTTTACTTCTTACCGTTTTTCTTAGCAGTTTCAGCAGCTCGAATCTTCAAAACGAATGAGTTTATTGCTGTCGCTGTAGCTGGGGGAATGATGTATCCAATTATTATGGAAGGAGCGAAAGCCATTGCGAATGGTGGACCAACTGGTTTAGATTTGTTTGGTCTCCCAGTTCCTTTTATCAATTATAGTTCTACAGTTATTCCGATTATTTTAGCCGTTTGGATTTTAAGTTATCTTTATCGTTGGGTAGATAGATGGATGCCGGATTCTTTGGGGATTGTATTTACACCAACTATTGTATTAATGCTGATTATTCCAATTCAATTAATTGTTATTGGACCACTTGGATCATATTTAGGTATTTGGCTTGCAGAAGGTGTTACGTGGTTATTTGCACACGGTGGAATTTTAGCTGGTGGACTTCTCGGGGCAACTAGACCATTACTAGTTATTGTCGGAATGCACTACGGTTTAATGCCAATTGCGATTCAAAATATCGCTGTACTTGGGCATGACTATTTATTACCGGTTTTCTTAATGGCAAACATGGGCCAAGCGGCAGCAGCATTAGCCGTATTTTTGAAAACAAAAAACAAAGATTTAAAAGCAATCGCGGGATCATCAACAATTGCAGGATTTTTAGGAATTACCGAGCCAGCAATGTACGGGGTTAACTTGAGACTGAAAAAACCATTTATCGCAGCTTTAATTGGGTCAGGTATCGGTGGTGCTTTTGTGACAGGCTTTGGCGTTACAGGAAATGCATTTGTTCTACCGGGAATTATGAGTTTACCAGTATTTATGGGACCAAAATTTGTTTATCTAATCATTGGGATGATACTTACAATCACCATCACAATCGTTTTAACATTCTTGATGAAATTTGAAGATGCACCATCTAAAAATACAAAAGGAACAGCGAAGAAACAAAACAAAGCTTCTTCTATTGAACACACAACCATTTTAACCCCAGTAATCGGAACTACAGTTGCTTTAAAAGATGTGCCAGATGCGACCTTTGCAGAAGAAATTATGGGCAAAGGAATGGCTGTGAACCCAACAGTTGGAGAAATTTATGCCCCCTTTAATGGAGAAATTGCTACTTTCTTTAAAACGGGACACGCGATTGGCTTGCGGTCAGATGAAGGGGTAGAATTGCTTATCCACGTAGGGATTGATACGGTTAATTTAAACGGAACTCATTTCCATCCTCAAGTGAAACAAGGCGATCAAGTTAAGACTGGAGATTTGCTGTTGACATTTGATTTAGCAGAAATTAAGCAAGCGGGATATGAAACGATTACACCCGTTATCGTTACAAACACAGAAAATTATTTGGACGTGATTGGCGCTGATGAAAATGCAGTAATGGAGCGAGAAGATTGGCTGATTCAAGTAATTAATAAAATGAAATGA
- the rlmH gene encoding 23S rRNA (pseudouridine(1915)-N(3))-methyltransferase RlmH, with translation MNIQIVTVGKLKEKYLVQGIAEYLKRLSAYAKVTIVEVPDEKAPEVLSDAEMKQVKDKEGVRILAKIPDDAYVIALAIDGKMKSSEEFAADLDKLATYGKSKVTFVIGGSLGLSEAVLKRSNERISFGRLTLPHQLMRLVLVEQVYRAFRIVRGEPYHK, from the coding sequence ATGAATATCCAAATTGTAACGGTGGGAAAACTGAAAGAAAAATATTTAGTACAAGGAATCGCGGAGTATTTAAAACGACTGAGCGCCTACGCGAAGGTGACGATTGTTGAAGTTCCGGATGAAAAAGCGCCAGAAGTATTGAGTGACGCGGAAATGAAACAAGTGAAGGATAAAGAGGGTGTGCGGATTTTAGCGAAAATTCCGGACGATGCCTATGTGATAGCGCTGGCGATTGATGGGAAAATGAAGTCGAGTGAGGAATTTGCAGCGGATTTGGATAAGCTGGCGACTTATGGTAAGAGTAAGGTGACGTTTGTGATTGGTGGATCGCTGGGGCTTAGTGAGGCGGTGTTGAAGCGGAGTAATGAGCGGATTTCGTTTGGACGGTTGACGTTGCCGCACCAGTTGATGAGGTTGGTGCTGGTGGAGCAAGTTTATCGGGCGTTTCGGATTGTTCGGGGGGAGCCTTATCATAAGTGA
- a CDS encoding GNAT family N-acetyltransferase — protein sequence MEIKHFANNPKHLAELVDLINYCQNIEADLDIKMAEQADIFEIEDYYQKQGGQFWIALHDNKIVGSIALLPFDKETVILKKFFTYPEFRGNPMRLGHNLFDAFYAFYTANDFSRIILDTPENEKRSHYFYEKQGFQQIAREALDIDYPFPDRNSRIYEQKKNRMK from the coding sequence ATGGAAATTAAACACTTTGCAAACAATCCAAAACACTTGGCGGAACTAGTCGACTTAATCAATTACTGCCAAAACATCGAAGCAGATCTAGATATTAAAATGGCTGAGCAAGCAGATATTTTCGAAATTGAAGATTATTATCAAAAGCAAGGTGGTCAATTTTGGATTGCTCTGCATGATAATAAAATTGTTGGCTCGATTGCCCTATTACCATTTGATAAAGAAACAGTCATTCTAAAAAAATTCTTCACTTATCCCGAATTTAGAGGAAATCCAATGCGTCTTGGCCATAATTTATTTGATGCTTTTTACGCGTTCTATACCGCGAATGATTTTTCACGGATTATTTTAGATACACCTGAAAATGAAAAGCGCTCGCATTATTTTTATGAGAAACAAGGATTTCAGCAAATTGCCCGAGAAGCTTTAGATATTGATTATCCTTTCCCTGATAGAAACTCGCGAATTTATGAACAAAAGAAAAATCGGATGAAATAA
- a CDS encoding LysR family transcriptional regulator, which produces MDLKNLLTFKTILETGSFQEAARKLNYAHST; this is translated from the coding sequence ATGGACTTAAAAAATTTGCTAACGTTTAAAACGATTTTAGAAACGGGAAGTTTTCAAGAAGCTGCTCGAAAATTAAATTACGCCCACTCAACGTAA
- a CDS encoding tyrosine-type recombinase/integrase yields MTGVRVSEGLALNWNDVDLKRKKLRVHHTLDMKNQSDFIRKPYTKTESGMRIISLDDDTVSILTEWKEVQKNHGVEQFILSYTDVPLYRSTIQRIIGRYAKLAKVYPIQGKRITAFTCQLPNQ; encoded by the coding sequence ATGACTGGTGTCCGTGTCAGCGAAGGTCTAGCTTTAAACTGGAATGATGTTGATCTAAAGCGAAAGAAGTTACGAGTTCATCACACGTTGGACATGAAGAACCAAAGCGATTTTATTCGTAAACCTTACACTAAAACGGAGAGCGGTATGCGAATCATTTCATTAGATGATGATACTGTTTCAATACTGACAGAGTGGAAAGAAGTGCAGAAAAACCATGGTGTAGAACAATTTATTTTGAGTTACACAGACGTACCTTTATATCGTTCAACAATTCAACGCATTATTGGACGCTATGCTAAACTTGCAAAAGTTTATCCTATCCAGGGGAAAAGGATTACGGCATTCACATGTCAGCTACCTAATCAATGA